The proteins below are encoded in one region of Maribacter aestuarii:
- a CDS encoding transmembrane 220 family protein, with amino-acid sequence MQISTFDKILGFVFTGLFGLSAVLQYNDPDPILWIVIYTSAAVVSLLFAMNKINNKVPLLLGILCFIGFTYLYPSNFQGFDLNDGDIKTVELGREAFGLLIIALVFFWYALRLRGKLKI; translated from the coding sequence ATGCAGATTTCCACCTTTGATAAGATATTAGGATTCGTATTTACAGGCTTGTTCGGTTTAAGCGCTGTACTGCAATATAATGACCCTGACCCTATTTTATGGATTGTTATTTACACTTCCGCAGCTGTAGTATCTCTTCTTTTCGCAATGAATAAGATTAACAACAAGGTGCCTTTACTTCTGGGTATCTTATGTTTTATCGGGTTCACCTATTTATACCCGTCTAATTTTCAGGGCTTTGATTTGAACGATGGTGATATTAAAACCGTAGAGCTCGGTAGGGAAGCTTTTGGACTTTTAATTATTGCGTTGGTCTTTTTCTGGTATGCACTTCGCCTAAGAGGCAAGTTAAAGATCTAG
- a CDS encoding aspartate carbamoyltransferase catalytic subunit has protein sequence MSELSVNHLLGIKYLKESDIQLIFETADHFKEVINRSIKKVPSLRDITIANIFFENSTRTKLSFELAEKRLSADVLNFSASQSSVKKGETLIDTVNNILSMKVDMVVMRHPNPGAGIFLAKHVKASIINAGDGAHEHPTQALLDSYSIREKLGDVSGKNVVIVGDILHSRVALSNIFALLLQGANVKVCGPKTLLPKHVTSLGVEVETNLRKALEWCDVANMLRIQNERLDISYFPTTREYTQQYGVNKALLDSLKKEIVIMHPGPINRGVEITSDVADSKQSIILNQVENGVAIRMAVIYLLASKIKQ, from the coding sequence ATGAGCGAATTAAGTGTAAATCACTTGCTGGGTATAAAATATTTAAAGGAGTCGGATATTCAACTCATTTTTGAAACTGCGGACCACTTTAAAGAAGTTATTAATCGTTCTATAAAAAAAGTCCCCTCTTTAAGGGATATCACTATAGCAAATATATTTTTTGAGAACAGTACCAGGACCAAACTTTCCTTTGAATTAGCAGAAAAGCGGCTGTCCGCAGACGTGCTTAATTTTTCGGCAAGTCAGTCTTCGGTTAAAAAAGGAGAAACCTTAATAGATACGGTCAATAATATACTCTCCATGAAAGTAGATATGGTGGTTATGCGCCATCCAAACCCGGGAGCAGGTATTTTCTTGGCGAAACATGTTAAGGCTTCTATCATAAATGCTGGGGATGGGGCACACGAACATCCAACCCAGGCCTTGTTGGATTCGTACAGTATCCGGGAGAAATTGGGAGATGTTTCTGGAAAGAATGTGGTTATCGTTGGAGATATCCTACATTCGCGAGTAGCATTGTCCAATATTTTCGCTTTGCTTCTTCAGGGTGCTAATGTAAAAGTTTGTGGACCAAAAACCCTCTTACCTAAACACGTAACTTCTTTAGGTGTGGAAGTGGAGACCAATTTGAGAAAGGCTTTGGAGTGGTGCGATGTGGCAAATATGCTGCGGATACAGAATGAAAGGTTAGATATTAGCTATTTCCCCACGACTAGGGAGTATACCCAACAATATGGTGTCAATAAGGCGTTATTGGACAGCTTAAAGAAGGAGATTGTTATCATGCACCCAGGTCCGATAAATAGAGGGGTGGAAATAACCAGTGATGTGGCCGATTCCAAGCAATCCATTATATTGAACCAAGTAGAAAACGGAGTCGCTATTCGCATGGCCGTGATTTATTTATTAGCTTCTAAAATCAAACAATAG
- the ppk1 gene encoding polyphosphate kinase 1: MVKHNNQYINREISWLWFNERVLQESADKNVPLIERLRFLGIFSNNLDEFFKVRYATVKRIVEAGKNGKSVLGGEKAKDLLEEITKICIDQQTKSLDILKQIGEELEEQNIFILQETELTDNQKEFVKNYFLQRVSPQLMTIILNDLTRFPTLKDTAAYLAVRMVLKSGSGKKEKRYALIEIPKGIDRFIVLPKEGDRNYIIILDDLIRYCLDSIFTMFEYEAISAHMIKITRDAELDMDNDLSKSFIEKISSSVEHRKVGDPVRFVYDKSIGKDTLLFLQEKMHIEDTDSVIPGGRYHNRRDYMGFPSLGRQDLLYDRIVPLPIKGLSMEGSILEEIAKKDYLQYTPYHTFAYILKFLREAALDPKVRSIKITVYRLANDSQVAASLINAVKNGKQVTVQIELQARFDEQANIEYAEQLQAEGIKLIFGVPGLKVHSKICVIEREEDDEIKRYGFISTGNFNESTARIYTDYTLFTAHVPIMKELNKVFDFFETTYKINKYKHLIVSPHYTKSTFTKLIDNEISNAIVGKEAYIKIKMNSFTSYKMVDKLYEASRAGVKIQLIIRGICCLVPGVKGMSENIEAISIVDKFLEHTRLFVFANDGNPKVYISSADWMTRNLDYRVEVGCPIYDEDIKQELMDTFEICWKDNMKARLFTEKQDNAYRKTKGPKYRSQFATYDYYLEKLKQ, encoded by the coding sequence ATGGTAAAGCATAATAATCAGTACATAAATAGAGAAATAAGTTGGTTATGGTTTAACGAACGGGTTTTGCAGGAGAGCGCCGATAAGAATGTTCCTTTAATAGAAAGACTTCGGTTTTTAGGTATATTTTCTAACAATCTGGATGAATTCTTTAAGGTGCGTTATGCCACAGTGAAGCGCATCGTCGAGGCCGGAAAAAACGGTAAAAGCGTACTTGGAGGAGAGAAAGCCAAGGATTTGCTGGAGGAAATCACAAAAATTTGTATAGATCAGCAAACTAAGAGCTTAGATATTTTAAAGCAAATCGGAGAAGAGCTTGAGGAACAGAATATTTTCATTCTTCAGGAAACTGAACTTACCGATAATCAAAAAGAGTTTGTTAAGAACTACTTTTTGCAGCGGGTTAGCCCACAATTGATGACCATAATCCTAAACGATCTTACCCGTTTCCCAACGTTGAAAGATACGGCCGCTTATCTCGCGGTGCGTATGGTCTTAAAGAGCGGTAGTGGCAAAAAGGAAAAGCGTTATGCACTAATAGAAATTCCCAAAGGAATTGATCGTTTTATCGTTCTACCAAAGGAAGGGGACAGGAACTATATAATTATTTTGGACGACCTTATTCGCTATTGTCTGGACAGTATCTTTACCATGTTCGAGTACGAAGCTATTTCTGCTCATATGATTAAGATTACAAGGGATGCCGAATTGGACATGGATAACGACCTGAGCAAGAGCTTTATAGAAAAAATTTCTTCAAGTGTAGAGCATCGAAAAGTTGGCGATCCCGTACGTTTCGTTTATGATAAGAGTATAGGTAAGGACACGCTTCTCTTCCTTCAAGAGAAAATGCACATTGAGGATACAGATAGCGTTATACCGGGTGGACGATATCACAACCGACGTGATTATATGGGATTTCCAAGTTTGGGAAGGCAAGATTTACTTTATGACAGAATAGTGCCTTTGCCAATAAAGGGCTTAAGTATGGAGGGAAGTATACTCGAAGAGATTGCTAAAAAAGACTATCTTCAATATACGCCTTATCATACTTTTGCTTACATCCTTAAATTTCTGAGAGAAGCCGCCTTAGATCCAAAGGTAAGGAGCATTAAAATCACTGTTTACCGCCTTGCTAATGATTCCCAAGTTGCAGCTTCCTTAATCAACGCAGTAAAGAATGGTAAGCAGGTCACGGTGCAAATAGAACTTCAGGCCCGTTTTGACGAACAAGCAAATATTGAGTATGCAGAACAGCTCCAGGCCGAGGGCATAAAACTTATTTTCGGCGTGCCTGGATTAAAAGTACATAGCAAGATATGCGTTATTGAGCGTGAAGAGGATGACGAAATAAAGAGGTACGGATTTATAAGTACGGGGAATTTTAACGAATCTACGGCCAGAATCTATACGGATTATACCTTATTTACGGCCCATGTGCCAATAATGAAGGAATTGAACAAGGTGTTCGATTTTTTCGAGACTACTTATAAAATTAATAAGTACAAGCACTTAATCGTTTCTCCACATTATACCAAAAGCACTTTTACGAAGCTTATCGATAATGAAATATCTAATGCCATTGTTGGAAAGGAAGCTTACATTAAAATCAAAATGAACAGCTTTACTTCCTATAAAATGGTAGACAAATTGTACGAAGCCAGCAGGGCCGGAGTTAAGATTCAGCTCATTATTAGGGGTATCTGTTGTTTAGTACCTGGAGTTAAGGGCATGAGCGAAAATATAGAGGCCATAAGTATCGTAGATAAATTTCTCGAGCACACACGACTTTTCGTTTTTGCCAATGATGGTAATCCAAAGGTTTATATTTCTTCCGCTGACTGGATGACACGTAATCTGGACTACAGGGTAGAAGTAGGCTGCCCAATATATGATGAGGATATAAAGCAAGAGTTGATGGACACCTTTGAAATATGTTGGAAGGACAATATGAAGGCACGGCTGTTTACGGAGAAACAGGATAATGCTTACCGAAAGACAAAGGGACCAAAATACAGGTCACAGTTTGCAACTTATGATTATTATCTTGAAAAGTTGAAACAATAA
- a CDS encoding ribonuclease Z: MKLTILGCYAATPRTLTNPTSQVLEIKNHMFLVDCGEGTQVQLRKHKVKFSRINHIFISHLHGDHFFGLPGLISTFRLLGREKEMHIYGPKGIKEAITLLLKLGDSWTNYPLRFHELTSKDGEVIYEDTKVSVETIPLDHRIYTNGFLFKEKLGERKLNVDAAVKYKIDKAYFQNIKNGKDVVLDTGEVISNANLTFDPPKPKSYAFCSDTAYKPDIVPQIEKATVLYHEATFLESEAHLSAKTKHATAKEAATIANAASVENLILGHYSTRYKSIELFKEEASVIFPNTLLAEDGKSFDFW; this comes from the coding sequence GTGAAATTAACTATTCTAGGTTGTTACGCAGCTACACCAAGAACCTTGACCAACCCGACGTCCCAAGTCTTGGAAATCAAGAACCACATGTTTCTTGTGGATTGTGGAGAGGGCACCCAGGTTCAACTACGTAAGCATAAAGTAAAATTTTCTAGAATCAACCATATTTTCATTTCCCACCTTCATGGAGACCATTTTTTTGGACTTCCTGGTCTGATATCAACATTTAGGCTTTTGGGCAGGGAGAAAGAGATGCATATTTATGGGCCCAAGGGAATTAAGGAAGCCATTACCTTATTGTTAAAGTTGGGGGATTCTTGGACGAATTATCCGCTCCGCTTTCATGAACTCACCTCCAAGGACGGCGAGGTAATCTATGAGGACACAAAGGTAAGTGTAGAAACAATTCCCTTGGATCATAGAATTTACACAAACGGTTTTCTATTTAAAGAAAAGCTCGGGGAGCGTAAACTGAATGTTGATGCAGCTGTAAAGTACAAGATTGATAAGGCTTATTTTCAAAATATTAAAAATGGTAAGGATGTAGTACTCGATACAGGTGAGGTGATTTCTAACGCGAATCTTACTTTTGATCCACCTAAGCCCAAATCCTATGCTTTTTGTAGCGATACGGCCTATAAACCGGATATTGTTCCGCAGATAGAGAAAGCTACTGTACTTTACCACGAAGCAACTTTTTTAGAGTCCGAAGCACATTTATCCGCAAAGACCAAACACGCAACTGCAAAAGAGGCTGCTACCATTGCTAATGCTGCGAGTGTAGAAAACCTGATTCTAGGTCATTACTCTACTAGATACAAGTCGATTGAATTGTTTAAAGAAGAGGCATCAGTTATTTTTCCAAATACCCTTTTGGCGGAAGATGGTAAATCTTTTGACTTTTGGTAA
- a CDS encoding ribonuclease Z, producing MIFDRDGNTTIVYQEKKDLTIFLKNLEKEYPKLKNDNLIINLFSFEQLTSNDVMEFLQISNQHRANDKSFVLVTERVSYDEVPEQIAIAPTLQEAKDIIEMEEIERDLDL from the coding sequence ATGATTTTTGATAGAGATGGCAATACCACGATAGTTTATCAGGAAAAAAAGGACCTAACAATTTTTCTTAAAAATTTAGAAAAGGAATATCCAAAACTTAAGAACGATAATCTTATTATTAATCTTTTTTCTTTTGAACAACTAACTTCCAATGATGTAATGGAATTTCTTCAGATTTCCAACCAACATAGGGCTAATGATAAATCCTTTGTTCTGGTAACAGAAAGGGTTTCTTATGATGAGGTGCCAGAGCAAATCGCAATAGCGCCGACTCTTCAAGAGGCAAAGGATATTATTGAGATGGAGGAGATTGAAAGGGATTTGGACCTGTGA
- the pyrR gene encoding bifunctional pyr operon transcriptional regulator/uracil phosphoribosyltransferase PyrR, whose product MGQKVLLSSKEINIILHRLACQLLENHLDFKNTVIIGIQPRGIYVADRLCKILKEEYGIKKIDLGFLDITFYRDDFRRGDKTLEATKTKINFLVEDKKVVLVDDVLYTGRSINAALTALQSFGRPSEVELLILIDRRFSRHLPIQPNYRGRQVDAIDDEKVKVLWKENDGKDVIYLVNR is encoded by the coding sequence ATGGGTCAAAAAGTACTACTTTCCTCAAAAGAAATCAATATCATCCTACATCGTTTGGCTTGCCAACTGCTTGAAAATCACTTGGATTTTAAAAATACGGTTATCATTGGAATTCAACCAAGAGGAATTTATGTAGCCGATAGACTGTGTAAAATCTTAAAAGAGGAATACGGTATAAAGAAAATAGACCTAGGCTTTCTGGATATCACTTTTTATCGGGATGATTTTAGAAGGGGCGATAAGACTCTGGAGGCGACCAAGACCAAAATAAATTTTCTAGTTGAAGATAAGAAAGTTGTACTTGTGGACGATGTCCTTTACACCGGGAGAAGCATCAATGCCGCTTTAACCGCTTTGCAGTCCTTCGGGAGACCTTCCGAAGTAGAATTATTGATATTGATAGATCGCCGGTTTAGTAGACACTTGCCCATACAACCCAATTACAGGGGAAGGCAGGTAGATGCAATTGATGACGAAAAAGTGAAGGTTCTTTGGAAAGAAAACGATGGTAAAGATGTCATATATTTGGTTAATAGGTAG
- a CDS encoding SixA phosphatase family protein, whose protein sequence is MKNLLLMRHGKSSWELNVSDFDRPLKQRGITDAHLVGSHLAKENLAVDFAFSSPANRALHTAMICLRNLKYPMDKFKVAPELYDFSGNQVVDFVRSRPNNLTTILIFGHNHAFTQIANSFGNEHIENVPTSGLVHIKFEEESWEMIKKGSTIKTIIPKALK, encoded by the coding sequence ATGAAGAACTTACTTTTAATGCGACATGGAAAGTCCTCTTGGGAACTTAACGTAAGTGATTTTGATCGACCTTTGAAACAAAGGGGTATAACGGATGCACATCTAGTGGGCTCCCATTTAGCCAAGGAAAATTTAGCAGTCGATTTTGCTTTTTCCAGCCCAGCCAATAGGGCATTACATACCGCTATGATATGTCTTAGGAATTTAAAATATCCGATGGATAAATTTAAGGTTGCACCGGAACTCTATGATTTTTCAGGTAATCAGGTAGTCGATTTTGTTCGTAGTCGCCCAAATAACTTAACTACTATCTTAATTTTTGGGCATAACCATGCATTTACACAAATCGCTAATTCCTTTGGAAATGAGCATATAGAGAATGTACCCACAAGTGGCCTTGTGCATATAAAATTTGAGGAAGAATCCTGGGAAATGATAAAGAAGGGGTCAACGATAAAAACAATTATTCCAAAGGCATTAAAATAA
- the pdxH gene encoding pyridoxamine 5'-phosphate oxidase — MQKDLGNYRKSYEKSALMEDSISDNPMQLFQKWFYEVEDSEGVDEPNAMTVSTIGKDGFPKSRVVLLKKYTHEGFIFYTNYQSEKGQAIAENPSVCISFFWPNMERQIIIKGKAEKVPENISDGYFESRPEGSKLGAIVSDQSSVIQSRKVLEENLKNLEKKYANQEIKRPDFWGGYIVKPVSIEFWQGRPNRLHDRIRYTLEENFDWKIERLAP, encoded by the coding sequence ATGCAGAAAGACTTAGGGAATTACAGAAAATCTTACGAAAAAAGTGCGTTGATGGAAGATTCCATATCGGACAATCCGATGCAACTTTTTCAAAAGTGGTTTTATGAGGTGGAAGATTCAGAGGGGGTAGATGAACCCAATGCCATGACCGTTAGCACAATTGGTAAAGATGGCTTTCCAAAAAGCAGGGTGGTTTTATTGAAAAAGTACACTCATGAGGGTTTCATCTTTTATACCAATTACCAAAGTGAAAAGGGGCAGGCCATAGCTGAAAATCCTAGCGTATGTATTTCATTCTTTTGGCCCAACATGGAACGTCAAATTATAATAAAAGGGAAAGCTGAAAAAGTGCCTGAGAATATTTCCGATGGATATTTTGAATCCCGACCCGAAGGCAGTAAACTTGGAGCCATTGTATCGGACCAAAGCAGTGTAATCCAATCACGCAAAGTTTTGGAAGAGAACCTGAAAAACCTTGAAAAGAAATATGCAAATCAAGAAATAAAAAGACCTGATTTCTGGGGGGGATATATCGTCAAACCGGTCTCTATTGAGTTTTGGCAAGGTAGGCCTAATAGACTCCATGATCGCATACGATATACGCTTGAAGAAAATTTTGATTGGAAAATAGAACGTCTAGCTCCATAA
- the rpsA gene encoding 30S ribosomal protein S1 translates to MAEEKKEAEAVETATATTETTEVVQETKEQAPVQDPKEFLENFNWEKYEQGIERVDDSKLKEFEELVAQNFVDTADEEVVTGTVVYLTEREAIIDINAKSEGVISLNEFRYNPDLKVGDKVEVLIDIREDKSGQLVLSHRKARTIMAWDRVNAAHDKEEIVTGFVKCRTKGGMIVDVFGIEAFLPGSQIDVKPIRDYDQYVNKTMEFKVVKINHEFKNVVVSHKALIEADIEEQKKEIISQLEKGQVLEGIVKNITSYGVFIDLGGVDGLVHITDLSWSRINHPNEVVELDQKLNVVILDFDENKSRIQLGLKQLEKHPWEALSDEIKIGDKVKGKVVVIADYGAFIEVVEGVEGLIHVSEMSWSTHLRSAQDFVKVGDEVDAVVLTLDREDRKMSLGIKQLTPDPWTDITTKYPVGSRHKGIVRNFTNFGVFVELEEGIDGLIYISDLSWTKKIKHPSEFTNVGDTLEVEVLELDVEGRKLSLGHKQTTENPWDKYEKEFALDTVHTASITEIVDKGATIDFNEDITAFVPQRHLEKEDGKKLAKGEEAEFKIIEFNKDFKRVVASHTAIFREEEKRNVKAAVKRQAASADEAKPTLGDANDALQALKDKMEAADSKKKKK, encoded by the coding sequence ATGGCTGAAGAAAAAAAAGAAGCTGAAGCGGTAGAAACTGCAACGGCAACAACTGAAACTACGGAAGTAGTTCAAGAAACAAAAGAACAGGCTCCTGTTCAAGATCCAAAAGAATTTCTAGAAAACTTTAATTGGGAAAAATACGAGCAAGGTATTGAGCGTGTTGATGATTCCAAACTTAAAGAATTCGAGGAGTTGGTTGCCCAGAATTTTGTTGATACTGCAGATGAGGAAGTAGTAACCGGTACAGTGGTATATCTTACTGAGAGGGAAGCCATCATCGATATCAACGCAAAATCAGAAGGAGTTATCTCCTTGAACGAATTTCGTTACAATCCAGATTTAAAGGTTGGTGACAAAGTTGAGGTTCTTATCGACATACGTGAGGATAAAAGCGGTCAATTAGTACTTTCACACAGAAAAGCTCGTACGATTATGGCTTGGGACCGTGTGAATGCTGCGCATGACAAGGAAGAAATCGTAACTGGTTTTGTAAAATGTAGAACCAAAGGAGGTATGATTGTGGATGTTTTCGGTATCGAGGCATTCTTACCAGGTTCACAGATAGATGTTAAGCCTATTCGTGATTACGATCAGTATGTAAATAAAACAATGGAATTTAAGGTGGTGAAAATCAACCATGAATTCAAAAACGTTGTTGTATCTCATAAAGCGCTTATTGAAGCGGATATTGAAGAGCAGAAAAAGGAGATTATCAGCCAATTGGAAAAAGGACAGGTACTGGAAGGTATTGTTAAAAACATTACTTCCTATGGTGTCTTTATCGATCTTGGAGGTGTTGATGGTCTTGTACATATTACGGACCTTTCTTGGAGTAGAATCAACCACCCGAACGAGGTTGTTGAACTAGACCAGAAATTAAACGTTGTAATCCTTGATTTTGACGAAAATAAATCTAGAATACAATTAGGTCTTAAGCAATTGGAAAAACATCCTTGGGAAGCCCTAAGCGATGAAATAAAAATTGGAGATAAGGTTAAAGGTAAGGTAGTCGTAATTGCTGACTACGGTGCATTTATCGAGGTTGTAGAAGGTGTTGAAGGTTTGATACACGTATCTGAAATGTCTTGGTCTACGCACTTGCGTTCCGCTCAGGATTTCGTGAAGGTTGGTGATGAAGTAGATGCAGTGGTATTGACCTTAGATCGTGAAGACCGCAAAATGTCGCTAGGTATCAAACAATTGACGCCAGACCCATGGACGGATATTACCACTAAATATCCTGTAGGTTCTAGACATAAAGGTATCGTCAGGAATTTCACCAACTTCGGTGTCTTTGTAGAATTGGAAGAAGGTATTGATGGATTAATTTATATCTCGGACCTTTCTTGGACCAAGAAGATTAAACATCCATCTGAGTTCACCAATGTAGGTGATACTTTAGAGGTTGAGGTATTGGAATTGGATGTAGAAGGCCGTAAATTAAGTTTAGGCCATAAGCAAACCACTGAAAATCCTTGGGACAAATACGAAAAGGAGTTTGCCTTGGATACGGTTCATACTGCTAGCATCACAGAAATTGTGGATAAAGGAGCTACGATAGACTTTAACGAGGATATTACGGCATTCGTTCCTCAACGTCACTTGGAAAAAGAAGATGGTAAAAAGCTAGCAAAAGGCGAAGAAGCGGAATTCAAGATTATTGAATTCAATAAAGACTTTAAGCGTGTTGTTGCCAGTCATACCGCCATTTTCCGAGAGGAAGAAAAGCGTAATGTAAAGGCAGCCGTTAAAAGACAAGCTGCTTCGGCGGATGAGGCTAAACCAACTTTAGGTGATGCTAACGATGCTTTACAAGCATTAAAGGATAAAATGGAAGCTGCTGATTCTAAGAAAAAGAAAAAGTAA
- the cmk gene encoding (d)CMP kinase has protein sequence MKKITIAVDGFSSTGKSTLAKQLAKVLGYVYVDTGAMYRAVTLFAMRNGLIGGERDNISALIKLLPKIQLKFKYNEALGFSEMYLNGENVEKEIRTLDVSKNVSRIAEIEQVRYKLVDMQKKMGKEKGIVMDGRDIGTVVFPDAELKIFMTASPEKRAHRRYKELLDRGENVKYVDVLENVEKRDYIDSNREFSPLKKAEDAIEFDNSDMGLKEQFERIHNYALRVIEKQE, from the coding sequence ATGAAGAAAATAACTATAGCTGTTGATGGCTTTTCCTCTACGGGAAAAAGTACCCTTGCCAAGCAACTAGCAAAAGTTCTGGGATATGTCTATGTGGATACAGGGGCTATGTACAGGGCCGTTACCTTATTCGCCATGCGCAACGGTTTAATTGGAGGGGAGCGGGATAATATTAGCGCTTTGATAAAACTATTACCTAAAATTCAATTAAAATTTAAGTACAACGAAGCATTGGGATTTTCGGAGATGTATCTCAACGGTGAAAATGTTGAAAAAGAAATTAGAACTTTGGATGTTTCCAAAAACGTGAGTAGGATTGCTGAAATTGAACAAGTGCGCTATAAGCTTGTAGATATGCAAAAGAAAATGGGCAAGGAAAAAGGAATAGTAATGGATGGTCGTGATATAGGTACCGTTGTTTTTCCTGATGCTGAACTTAAAATCTTCATGACCGCTTCTCCAGAAAAAAGGGCTCACAGAAGGTACAAAGAGTTATTGGATAGAGGTGAAAATGTAAAATATGTGGATGTATTGGAAAATGTCGAAAAAAGGGATTATATAGACTCCAACCGAGAGTTTTCACCGCTAAAAAAAGCCGAGGATGCCATTGAATTTGATAATAGTGATATGGGGCTGAAGGAGCAATTTGAGCGTATCCACAATTATGCATTAAGAGTAATTGAAAAGCAAGAATAA
- a CDS encoding LysM peptidoglycan-binding domain-containing protein has product MSVKAKYQGVLDLGEQLGIKDGKVTEEGGVLKIKGEAKTPYEKDLIWDKIKAVGGENPSDIKANITVEDSSVYHRHVVKSGESLSKIAKHYYGDAMKYKQIFSSNTNILSNPDVIHPDQVLVIPNP; this is encoded by the coding sequence ATGAGCGTTAAAGCAAAGTACCAAGGGGTTTTGGACCTTGGTGAGCAATTAGGTATAAAAGACGGAAAGGTTACCGAAGAAGGTGGTGTACTAAAAATTAAAGGAGAAGCAAAAACACCTTATGAAAAGGATTTAATTTGGGATAAAATTAAAGCTGTTGGAGGTGAAAATCCATCTGATATAAAAGCAAATATAACCGTTGAGGATAGTTCTGTTTATCACAGGCATGTAGTAAAAAGTGGTGAGTCACTCAGTAAAATAGCTAAACACTATTATGGAGACGCTATGAAGTATAAGCAGATTTTCTCATCTAACACCAATATCCTGAGTAATCCAGATGTTATTCATCCTGATCAAGTGTTGGTGATTCCAAATCCATAA
- a CDS encoding tRNA-(ms[2]io[6]A)-hydroxylase, producing MLGLKLPTDPRWVNIVEKNIDEILTDHAYCEQKAASTAISLIVSFPEYTELIEEMIALSREEMAHFKMVHDRIIARGKTLGRDRKDEYVLELIKFFPKGGSRSTQLVHRLLYAALIEARSCERFRLLSEELKDKELANFYYKLMVSEAGHYTMFLKFARKYGDREEVDAKWQALLNFEAEIMKKLGSQESIHG from the coding sequence ATGCTGGGCTTAAAACTTCCTACGGACCCTAGGTGGGTGAATATCGTTGAAAAAAATATTGATGAAATCCTTACAGACCATGCCTATTGTGAACAAAAGGCGGCAAGCACAGCCATATCGCTAATTGTATCCTTCCCGGAATATACCGAGCTGATTGAAGAAATGATTGCCTTATCCCGAGAGGAAATGGCACATTTTAAAATGGTTCATGATAGAATTATTGCTCGTGGCAAGACCTTGGGCAGGGACAGGAAAGATGAATATGTCCTGGAGCTCATCAAATTCTTCCCCAAGGGCGGTAGTAGATCTACGCAACTAGTGCACAGGCTTTTATATGCAGCTTTGATAGAGGCCCGCAGTTGCGAACGCTTCAGACTATTATCCGAAGAGTTAAAGGATAAAGAACTGGCGAATTTTTACTACAAGCTTATGGTGAGTGAAGCGGGCCATTACACTATGTTCTTAAAGTTTGCCCGCAAATACGGAGACCGTGAAGAAGTGGATGCCAAATGGCAAGCCCTATTGAACTTCGAGGCCGAAATCATGAAAAAACTAGGCAGCCAAGAAAGTATTCACGGATAA